The Schistocerca gregaria isolate iqSchGreg1 chromosome 4, iqSchGreg1.2, whole genome shotgun sequence genome contains a region encoding:
- the LOC126267836 gene encoding piggyBac transposable element-derived protein 3-like has protein sequence MNENIYEFIVKETVRYTVNMKNMHDFILTVEEVKVFVRFLLFAGYHKLPAEKLHWSEDVDVGTPIIKTAMSRNKYQKLKTLLHFQDNDLSNENKHNRIFEENLSIDKLIVKYYGRSGLKQFIPGRPIRFGYKLWSLCGASGYCFKFDLHCGKDPEDTTRDDLLLGSRVVLNMLDCIEKPENHCVYFDNFFTSRDLLIHQRNLGFRATGTVRGNRVGDCLLLSSNELKKTVRGYYDYQRMRNGEVLFV, from the exons atgaacgaAAACATATACGAGTTTATAGTGAAAGAAACTGTGAGGTATACAGTAAATATGAAGAATATGCACGATTTTATCCTCACAGTTGAAGAAGTGAAGGTCTTTGTCAGATTTCTTCTTTTTGCTGGCTACCATAAGCTCCCTGCTGAGAAGCTACACTGGTCTGAAGATGTAGATGTTGGCACACCAATTATAAAGACAGCTATGTCAAGGAATAAATATCAGAAGTTGAAAACATTGCTTCATTTTCAAGATAATGACTTAtccaatgaaaacaaacacaatc GAATTTTTGAGGAAAATTTGTCAATTGACAAATTGATAGTCAAATACTATGGACGAAGTGGGCTGAAACAGTTTATCCCAGGAAGGcctattagatttggctataagttgtggtctctttgtggagcaagtggctactgtttcaaatttgatttacactgtggaaaggatccagaagatactacaagggatgacctactattgggatcaagagtagtcctaaacatgctggactgcattgaaaaacccgagaatcattgtgtgtactttgacaatttcttcactagtagagatcttctgattcatcagagaaatttgggttttcgagcaactgggactgtcagagggaatcgagttggtgactgtctactactgagcagcaacgaactgaaaaagacagttcgaggaTACTATGACTACCAGAGAATgaggaatggtgaagtcttatttgtttGA